A segment of the Ignavibacteriales bacterium genome:
AATTCAAGCCGGTGGTTATATTTCCGTTGATACCGGAGGAGCGCCGGATGCCAGTTCTATTCCGGTGCCGAAAGCGAATGCCGAGGAAGCTATGGACGCTGCCGCATGTATAGGATGCGGAGCGTGTGTGGCAGCATGCAAAAATTCTTCCGCCATGCTTTTCATGAGCGCAAAAGTATCACAATTAGCATTACTGCCTCAAGGCGATCCCGAAAGACGATTAAGAGTTCAACAAATGGTTCGTCAAATGGATAAAGAGGGTTTCGGTTTATGTTCGAATACTTACGCATGTGAAACCGAATGTCCGAAGAAAATTTCCGTTGCTCATATCGCCCGCATGAACCGCGAATTTATACGCGCTAAATTTTTCTGACCGGTATCAGTAATGAATTCCAAACAAAAAGGCGAATTATTAATTCGCCTTTTTTCATGAGGTTTTATCCGGATTAATCAATTTGTTCTTCGATGAATTTTCCCGGTAATGATCGCGACGAGCAACTCATAATCTATCGGTTTAGGTACAAATTCATCAACACCAAGTCGTTTTCCTATCAATAATGTTGTTCGATCCAGCGAACCGGTGATGAATATGAATGGTATTCCTTTTAAAAAAGAGTTACCGCGAATAAAGTTGTATAATTCGAATCCCGCTTCGCCCGATTGAAAATGCGATTCGGATATAATCACATTCGGTGTCGCAATCTTCAGGCAGGAAAGAGCTTCCCCGATATTGTTTGCACCGATAACCGCGAAATGATTAGTTCGCAATGCACTCGTAATATTAAGGAGAGTTTGATCATCCTCATCCACAACAAGAATAGTTCCGCGAATTCTGTTTTTTCTAAATTCTTTGAGGAGATTGCTCTCAATAACAGCGTGATCGACGCGGGAGACTTCGTATTTTTTTCTTAAAGCGTCAACTGCCTCGGTCGTGAACGCAGATAATCCCCCTGTAGCCCAGATACTCTCCAGCGATTCTTTGTATAATAAATTTTTTGTTTCTCTTTCAAACTGCAAACGCTTGCCAGGAGTAACACTGAATTCCTGCTGCATTTTGGCGATTAATGCTTCCTGCGCATCGTTGGGGATACCATCTTTCCAAGATTCCTTTAAGATAGCGCAAAATTTAAGTTCCTTTCCGACATCGGCTGCGGAAACGCCAGGTCTGTTTTGAAGATCAATAAGTTGTTGCTGAAGAGCTTTGGCAAACGAGTTTTGGCTATCGAGTGAAAGTGCTTTACTAATCTGTTCGTTTGCCTTTCTTATGTTTCCTTCTTTAAGGAAATTTTGCGCCGACGATAGAAGATTATTGAGCTGTATGGTTCCTCGTTTAGTGATTAGGTCTCTGTATTTTTTTATCTCTTTGTACATATCATCTTCAAGCCCGACACGCTGAGATAATTGTTTAACCAGAAACTGTATCCTATCCTGAAATGCACGTGCGGTTGTATTTTGAGGATGGATGGCGAATACCTTTTGAAGTAATTCGTCGGCGGCAAGATATCTACCTGTGCGTATATTTTTATCGGCTTCCCGAAGCCATTCTTCAATTTGTGATTTCTGATTTGCATCTAACGAGGCAGTACGGATATCTTCCATCTCATTTCCTTAATTTTGCAGAATTGAATTCAAATGTTTGTCATGTTAGAGATTTCGCATACACACTACATCTAACAAATAATGAGAAACGCTAATATTTCTGAGAAAATATAAAAATAATGAAAACAAGAAACAACTACGAAAAATTTGACTTTTTCAGATTTCTCGCCTATCTTGAAACCGTTTAGATTATAAGAACTATCGATTACAGGTTATCATTGAATCAAAATAAAAATTTCTCCAAATACCGTTTCCCGCTGTTACTAAAAATACTTGCCGGATATGGTCTAATTATCCTTTTTTTCGTGATGGCAAGCATGACGGTCTTATCCGAGCTTTTTCCTGAAGATCAACCTGCATTTCGTACGCTATCATTAATCAGATACCTTGATCGTGTTTTTGAGACCGAGATCGTTGTCGGTGACAAATACATTATTAGTGGCAGCAGCGATGATCAAAGGAAATTCAGTTTAACAAAAAGTGAGTTCGTCAAAACCACTGATTCGCTCAGCCGGATTATTGGTGTCGACACTCTGAGATTGTTGCTTGAAGCGATTAGACGTGAACACGATAAGTACGAATCTATGCTTCTCGATGAAGTCGGCAAAGCGGAGAGGAAAGAGAATGGGTATAAATTCAGTGAAGGACCGGTACAATCAATAACACTTAATGCTATCAGGCAGTGGATAGAAAAATTGAACGATGAGTTCATCCCGATTCTCGACGAAGCAATGACCCGCTACAATAAAAAAATGACCGATGCTGTATCAACGGTCAGATGGGCCATAGCCCTTTGGTTGGTTGTCGGGAGTGCAATTGCGTTCTTACTTGTGCGTATGTTCATCAAACCTATACGCGCGCTTCAACTTGGAACGATGAAGGTGGGTGAGGCGCATTATGAAACAGTTCCGATAACATCAAACGACGAAATTGCCGATTTAACCCGCGCGTTTAATTTGATGAGTGAAAAATTGAAACAACTCGACGATATGAGAATGCAAATGATGTCTGAAATTTCGCACGAGATGCGCACTCCTTTGCAGGTTATCAAAGCAGGGTGTTATTCAATCGTTCATACAAAAGACGGTGTTCCGCTGACCCAG
Coding sequences within it:
- a CDS encoding HAMP domain-containing histidine kinase produces the protein MNQNKNFSKYRFPLLLKILAGYGLIILFFVMASMTVLSELFPEDQPAFRTLSLIRYLDRVFETEIVVGDKYIISGSSDDQRKFSLTKSEFVKTTDSLSRIIGVDTLRLLLEAIRREHDKYESMLLDEVGKAERKENGYKFSEGPVQSITLNAIRQWIEKLNDEFIPILDEAMTRYNKKMTDAVSTVRWAIALWLVVGSAIAFLLVRMFIKPIRALQLGTMKVGEAHYETVPITSNDEIADLTRAFNLMSEKLKQLDDMRMQMMSEISHEMRTPLQVIKAGCYSIVHTKDGVPLTQKQKDAVGMIHQATNRINNFVNSFLDIAKMEAGLMKFNYEQTDLIDVITPLIQEAQLIAQTRQINLDFTHDKFGSMMLDKERMSQVFSNLLSNALKYTPDAGTISVQVKTVLTSLAEGKPPSDCVRIEVKDSGVGIPQADLAKLFNKFYQAQNVPLVKEKGSGLGLALVKHVSEAHGGKVGVQSEVGKGSTFTILLPLVKVN
- a CDS encoding succinate dehydrogenase/fumarate reductase iron-sulfur subunit, with product MNFTIKIWRQSDRNSRGKFVEYKTVDISPDMSFLEMLDAINRDLAKKNEDVVAFDHDCREGICGSCGLYINGRAHGPQRGVTTCELRMRHFVDGTTIIVEPWRSKAFPVIKDLVVDRTAFERLIQAGGYISVDTGGAPDASSIPVPKANAEEAMDAAACIGCGACVAACKNSSAMLFMSAKVSQLALLPQGDPERRLRVQQMVRQMDKEGFGLCSNTYACETECPKKISVAHIARMNREFIRAKFF
- a CDS encoding response regulator, which gives rise to MEDIRTASLDANQKSQIEEWLREADKNIRTGRYLAADELLQKVFAIHPQNTTARAFQDRIQFLVKQLSQRVGLEDDMYKEIKKYRDLITKRGTIQLNNLLSSAQNFLKEGNIRKANEQISKALSLDSQNSFAKALQQQLIDLQNRPGVSAADVGKELKFCAILKESWKDGIPNDAQEALIAKMQQEFSVTPGKRLQFERETKNLLYKESLESIWATGGLSAFTTEAVDALRKKYEVSRVDHAVIESNLLKEFRKNRIRGTILVVDEDDQTLLNITSALRTNHFAVIGANNIGEALSCLKIATPNVIISESHFQSGEAGFELYNFIRGNSFLKGIPFIFITGSLDRTTLLIGKRLGVDEFVPKPIDYELLVAIITGKIHRRTN